The genomic DNA GCCACCAGCAAAGGGGTCGTGAAAGGCTGGCAGCACTTCGGGGTCAAAGCCGGGCTTGCCAGGGTTGAGTGCACAGGTTTCGCGCCAGCTCTTGGCAATGGCGGCGCGGGCACGGCCCAGCACTTCTTCGTTGTTGGTGTTTTCCCAAAGCACCAGCTCGCGCATGATCTGGAACAGCTCTTCGCGCTCGGCATCGGCCTGGGCCTTGGTTTTGCCAGCGTAGTAGCCGCGCTCGCCACCGGGGTCGTTCACCATCTGCGCAAAGATGACGGCCCGCGCTGCGGCTAGTGGGCGGCGCGCCCACCACAGGTGCAGCGTGCTCGGGTGACCGTGGCGAATGGACTTTTCGCGGGCGCTGGCCACGTTGATGTCGTCCAGCGGCAGGGCGACTTCGATGAGTTTTTTGGGGGAGCGGATGGAGGACATGTACAGATTTAAACCAATGCAGGCGCGTGTTGGGCCAAAGTTTGTTCAGCCATAGCGCCATAAAACTGACGGGTTAGGCTGAAAAACCGGTTGAGCTTGCCGTTGGTGGGAAGCAGGTCTATCTGGGCGAGGTGGAGCACACTCCAACCATGATCGGCATGTTCATCAAACAAGCGTTGAAGTTCTTGCGCCCACTGGCGACGGCGGGTTAACAAGAACGGGCTGTTGAGGTTGAGCAAACGAATGGTGTAGTCGGCCTTGGCTTTGTCCTGCTCAGACAGGTCTTCGCGCGGAACCACGCGCCCATCGGTGGGCAAATAGGCAAAGTAGCGGTGGCAGTCGGGTTGGTGGCACGAGACAAACAAGGCAAGGTCTACGCTGTCACGTTTGCCAGCAGCATGGCCACCAAACACGGCATCAGGCGCTGCCGGGTCGGGCTTTTTCAGTTGCTGCAAGCCGGTTTCACTGTCCAAGGCGCTGGCAGCGAGATTACTGTAATCAAAGGTGCGCGCCGGGTTCTGGCTTTTGTTTTCGATGTGCTCGATGTGATAGCCCAAACCTTCTTCATCAGGCCTGAACTCGCTGTAACAGCACAGTTGATACTGCTCATGCAGCAGGCGCTCCATCACGTCCTGTTTGTGGCCAAACGAGCCCCAGCGGCTGGTGGCCTGACCAGGCGTTTGAGGTGGGTTGCCGTGTGATTGATTGAGGTGGTAGCCACCCGTGCCTTGCTTAGCGATGCTTCTCATTGCTTACTCAATCCGGCAAGAGCCTCCTGACGCTGGATACTGCGTCGCAACTGCTGCAAACGAGCGTTTTCTGGCCCTAGCGTCTGAGTCAATTGCTGCAAGAGGCGCTGCGCCTCGGCACCACTCCAATGCCCCTGATCGACCAGCTCCGTCAGACGGTCGATGGTTTGCTTCTCTTCTATGGGAGGCTGTGGATCTACCAACATCACGCTGTGCATGACATCGCCGCTGGGCTGGCCATAGGTGGAAGCCAAAGGCATTTCAGCGGTGCTGCCGCTAAGGACGCGGATGTTTTCGCGCCGGATGGTGCTGAGCACTTGTGGGCTGTGGGTGGTGACGATGAATTGGGTCAATGGGAAGGTCCGCATCAAGTCTTGCAAGACCCGCTGCTGCCATGACGGATGGAGGTGCAAGTCGATTTCGTCCACCAGCATGATGGCTGGTGCGCTCATGCGCAAGGACTGCTGGAACGGCTCTGCCGAGACCACGCCAAGCGCGGCCAATTGGTCTATGGCCTGGTGAATAACCTGAACCGCATAGTCTTCATCGTCGTATTCCAGATGTGGGTTCGCGATCGCCAGGCGACGCGCGAAGTCCATGGCCAAGGCCAACATGCTTTGATAGCCTTGGCTGAGTTGTTCCACCAACATGGGCGCACCATCACTCTCGCGGGTCAGCATGAATTTGTGCTTGCTGTTGAAGTGAGGGTTGCGATATTGCCCCAGCAGCCCGACCACAGCGGCACGTACTGCCTCCAAAGAGCTGAATGGCATGAAGTTATCGTTGACCGCACCCTTGTTTTCGCGCAGCTCGGAGGACTCTTCAAGGTCAAACCATTCCAGCATTTCGCGAAAGTCGCTGGCGGGGTCCAGGCAGTCGTAGAGCGCGGCTGTGGGATGTTCGTAGTTCAGCTTAGCCTCACGCAAACGCTCGGGCACTTTGATACTGCCTCGGCTAGCCCCATAGTAGGCAAAGGTAGGGGTCAAGAGTGGGTGCGTCGTCTTATAGCTGGCATAAATGGCGCTCAGCCGATCCTTTAATTGGGTTTCGCCCCACTTCTGTGGGGGCTCCACACCCTTTGCGTTACCAGACGGTTTCCAGTAGTCCCAGCGCAACTCGTCATAGGTTTCAACCATGACCTGCGCGAAATCAGCTTTGGCCCATTGAGTTTTCCCACCTCGTCCAGCGTACCCTTCAATTCGAAAATCAGCGTCTTTGAAGCCGCGACCACTCAGACGCTGGTTGGCAGAAGAAAGATGGGTCAGCACGGGCGTCAGCGCAGTTGCGACGCCATCCAACAGCGCCGTCTTGCCGGCCCCGTTGTTGCCCACGATGACAGTGAGTTGCGGGTGCAGGTCCAGCGTCAGGGATTCAAAGCAGCGGAAATTTTTCAGCGTGACGGTTTTCAATCGCATGGCGCATGCCCTCTGGATTTGTGGCGGCCTTGTCTAACCATGGAACACCTTGGGCGCCAAGGCTCTGTTCAGCAGCAATCCTAAGTCCAGATTTTTGCTGGCCTCGGCCCAGTCAGGTTCCTTGGTGAAGGGCATGGAAATGTAGTTCACCGATTCGGCACTGTCGCCGTCCACCACCACCACAGCCAACACGAACTTGTCCTTCTGGTTCAACCCATGGCGGATTTCGTTGCTGGTGACGGTGATGGTGTCCTGCCCCTTGGCGCGGCCTTTGACTTCAATGTGGTGCTCCAACGCCAGCCCCTCGGGCTGCTCGACGTAGGCGGTGATGTCCCAGCCGCATTTTTCGGCAGATACGTCTTTGGTGCGGTGGCCCAGCGCGTGTTCGGCGTCCAACACGGCTTGCATGGCAATGCGCTCGATGCGGGCACGGGCTGCTGCGTCCACACTGAAATCGGGCACACCGCTGCGCTGGGCCAACAACCCTGCGGGGATGACGAGCGCCCCGCCGATCACGTTGGGTGTGCCAGACGCCACGTTGCGCATGGCTTGGAGTTCGGCTGTGCGCTGTTTGAGGCGTGCACTCAACTCTTCGGCACGGCGGCGGGCGTTCTCGGGTTGCAGGCGGGGTTGCTTGCCTGCGCGCACGTCCATGTCCAGCCGGATGGCACGGTCTGACCAGTATTGGATTTCTTTGACCAGGCGCTCGCGCACGGCGGCCAGTTGCTTGTCGGCCTGGCGTTCGCGGCGGCTGGCGACTTCTTGCGTGTGCTCGGGCACCAGGTGTTCCACGGCATAGGCCAGGGCACGGGCTTCGATGTGGTGCGTCACCCAATCGGCCTGCAACACGTCGGCCACCTGGGCAGACTCGGCGGTGGTGATGGGCACCAGGTCAAGGTGGCGGGCAAACGGCGCTGGCGCGGCGTTGCCGTCCGCCGTCATTTCCACAAACTGCAATCGGCGGGAAACGTCGCGCGGGGTGCTGCCGTTGGGTGCGGCGGTTTCGCGCACGCTGTGGTCCAGCATGAACAGCACGCGCGGCTCGGTGCTGTCGTCGTGCGGGTCCACCAGGATGGCGCCGCGTTTGAGCAGGCTGCGGTGGCTGGACAGCACCAGGTCGGTCACGGCGGCCATGAGGGGGTGGCCTGGGTGCACCAGTTCTGCCGTGGGTTTGCCGTAGATGGTGCGGTGCTCGCGGTCGAAGCAAATGCGCTCGTACTTTTTCAGCACGGGGGTGCGGGTGTGGCCGATCACACGGTCGCGCTCCATGACATCAGGAGGAACGTGGCGCACCTCGTAGCGGCCCGCCTCGCGGTCGCGCAGCTCGCCACCCACCACCCGGAATGCCTCGCGGAAGAATGCGCTGATGAAATGCGGTTGGAGCTTGCGGGCCTCGGCCTTGTCCATCTCCTCGCGGATGGCATAGAGGTCGTCCAGGCTCATGTGGTTTTCGACCAGGGCATTGCGGGCCATCAGGTCTTTCAGGTGCTGGGTGTCCAGCGCCTGGCCGATAACCTGCTCCATGCGGGCGCGGGTTTCGGGCTTTTCGCCGTAGCGAATGGCGTCGATGAGCAGGTCTTTGAGCGAGATGTTGTCGAAAGCCTCGCCCAGCACGTTGAACACCCGCCCGCCCAAGGCCTCGCGCTCCACGGCCAGCTTTTCAAGCAGGCAGTTGAACACCTCGCCCTCACGGGTCTGGGCCGCCACCAGATTCCACAGGTGGCACACCTCGCGCTGGCCAATGCGGTGGATGCGGCCAAAGCGCTGCTCCATGCGGTTGGGGTTCCAGGGCAGGTCGTAATTGACCATGAGGTTGGCGTTTTGCAGGTTGACGCCCTCGCCCGCTGCGTCGGTGGCCAGCAGCACCAGCACGTCGGGATCGTTGCGGAATGCCTCTTGCACCTTGCGCCGGTCATCGCGGTTGATGCCGCCGTGGATGGTGACCACAGCCTGCTCACTGCCCAGCGTGTCGCGGATGCGCAGCAGCAGGTAGTTGAGCGTGTCGCGGTGCTCGGTGAACACGATGATTTTGCGCCGGCGGCCATCGGCGGTGCGCATTTCGGGGTCGCCCTGCAGCAGGCGCGAAAACTCTTCCCACTTGCGGTCGCTGCGCGATTGCACGACGGATGCAGCGGCACCTTCCAGCTCCCGCAGGATCAGGATTTCGGCTTGCAGCTCAGGAATGGTCTCGGCGGCAGTGGCCTGGTCCACCACTTGGTCGGCCACTGCTTCGTATTCCTCGGCGCTGAGTTCGTCGGCAGCGTCATCAAGGTCTTCGGGCAAGTCCAGCTGTCGCTTGACGACGTATTCACCCAAGTTCTCGCGCAGCACGTCAGCGCGGGCTTTGAGTTGCAGCTCGTCTAGGCGCGCTTCGAGCTTTTTGCGCCGGCGTGACAGCGATGTGTAGATGGCCTGCGGGCTGGATGCCAAGCGGCGCTGCAACTGGGTCAGGGCAAAACCCACGGTGCCCTTGCGTTTGCCGTCCAGCCGGTCCGCGCGGTCCATTTCGTTGCGCACGTAGTCGGTGACCTGGTCGTACAGCAGCACCTCGGCATCTGACAGGGTGTAGTTGACCGTGTACGCACAACGCTCTGGGAACAGGGGCTTGCCGTCAAAGCGCAGCAGCTCTTCCTTGACCATGCGGCGCATCATGTCGGTGATATCCACCTTGTGGGCACCCTCGCGGAACTTGCCATAGAAGCGGTCACCGTCCAGCAGCGACATGAACAGCTGAAAGTCTTCTTCCTTGCCGTTGTGGGGCGTGGCCGTCATCAGCAAATAGTGGCGCGTGAGACCGCCCAAGAACTTGCCCAGCTTGAATCGGCCTGTCTCGTTGACCTTGTTGCCGAAGTAGTTGGCCGACATCTTGTGGGCCTCGTCCACCACGATCAGGTCCCACTCGGTCTGGGCCAAGAGCTGCTGGTATTCCTCGCTGCGCGAAAGTTGGTCGAGGCGGGCAATCAGGCGGTCTTGTTCGGCAAAGTAGTTGCGGCTGTGGCACTGCTCCTGCTTTTCGCGGCTGAACAGCTCGAAGTCCAGTCCGAATTTCTCGCGCAGTTCGTCTTGCCACTGCTCCGTCAGGGAACCAGGAGAGACGATGAGCACGCGCCGGGCGTCGGCACGCAGGGTCATTTCTCTGATCAGCAGGCCCGCCATCACGGTCTTGCCTGCTCCGGGGTCGTCGGCCAGCACAAAGCGCAGCGGCTGGCGCGGGAGCATGGATTCGTAAACGGCGGAAATCTGGTGCGGCAGGGGCTCCACATTGGATGTGTGCACCGCCATCAAGGGGTCAAACAGGTGGGCCAGGCTGATGCGATAGGCCTCCAATGCCAGCTTGAAGGCAGCGGGCTCAGCATCGAAAGCCCATGCCTTGCCTGCCACGGCCAGGGACAAGCGATGCTCGTCGTTGCGGAAGATGGTCTGCTCATCAAGCTTGCCTTGGGCATTGCGGTAGGCCACAAGGCGGGCACTGGGGCCTATCTCTTCGACGTTGACAACCTTGACGACCTCATCAGGGACCAGCCCGGTGATTTGCGCGTCCTTAGCGATTTCTTCAAGTTTGAGCATGCGCGCCTGAGTGCGTTGAACGGTGGATACATCAGGCACTGACTCCTTGGCAGGGACGAGCAAGGCGCAAACCCAGTGCACTCCCCCAAGCGCCTGATCGGCGGGTCAGTCTAGCAGGCGAAATGCAGCATTCAAGCGTGTCGCGATCTTCTCACCCAGCGGGATTTCAATTCACGACGGAGGCAGTTCATCAATGTCAGTCAAACTGGCCATCTTGCCGCTAGCCACCACAGGGCGCACGGCTCGGGCCAGTTTTTGGAGGTTGTCGCGCGTGAAAATGAAGCACATATATCCACCCAAAAATGGGCGATGGAGGTCTTCATTTTGCTACATTCTTGCTACGCAAAAGCCGTAATTCTTTGCGGTTCATGGCAATACAAGAAAGCTGAGCAGTGGTAAAAAATAACGAAAATTCAACAACTTACGACCAAAAGCAAGTTGTCGAAAAAGACTACTCAGACCACACCCCTATGATGCAGCAGTACCTGGCCCTCAAGGCCGGGTACCCCGAAACGCTCCTGTTCTACCGCATGGGCGATTTTTACGAGTTGTTCTGGCAAGACGCTGAAAAGGCGGCGCGCCTGCTCGACATCACGCTCACGCAGCGCGGGCAGTCGGGCGGCCAGCCGGTGGTGATGGCGGGGGTGCCGTTTCATGCGCTGGAGAATTACCTGGCGCGCCTGATCAAGATGGGCGAGTCGGTGGCCATTGCCGAGCAGGTGGGCGAGGTGGGCGCGGCCAAGGGCCCGGTGGAGCGCAAGGTGGTGCGCGTGGTCACGCCCGGCACGCTGACCGATACCGAGCTGCTGTCTGACAAGTCCGAGTCGCTGCTGCTGGCCGTGCACCAGGCGCCGCGCGCGCGCTGTGGCCTGGCGTGGCTCAGCGTGACGCAGGGCCGCGTGTTCCTGGCCGAATGCGCGCACGACGAACTGGGCGCCTGGCTGGCGCGCGTGGCCCCCAGCGAGCTGATCTACAGCGCCGGCGTGACCGACCGCTTCGAGCAACAGTTGCAAGTGCTGCGCCAAAGCGGCGCCTTCACCTGCCCCCTGAGCCCCCGGCCCGACTGGCAATTTGACAGCGCCTTGGGCGCGCGCAAGCTGCTCGAACACCTGGGCGCCGCCAGCCTGCAGGCCTGGGGCGCACAAGACATGGGCGAGGCCCATGCCGCCGCCGCCGCGCTGCTGCAATACGCCGAGCACACCCAGGGCCGCCAGCTCACCCATGTGCACAGCGTGCAGGTGCAGCGCGGTGATGACCTGATCGACCTGCCCGCCAGCACGCGCCGCAACCTTGAACTCGTCAAAACCCTGCGCGGCGACGATGCGCCCACGCTCTTTTCGCTGCTCGACACCTGCATGACCGGCATGGGCAGCCGCCTGCTGAAAACCTGGCTGCTCGAACCCCGGCGCGACCGCACCGAGGCGCGCCGGCGCCTGTCTGCCACCACCGCCCTGCGCGGGGCGGGCGGCGCGGGCGGTGGCTCGGGCCCCTGGGCCACCTTGCGGGCGGAACTGAAAGGCGTGAGCGATGTGGAGCGCATCACCGCCCGCGTCGCGCTGCGCCAGGTGCGCCCGCGCGAGTTGGTGGGCTTGGGCAAGACGCTACAAAAATCAGAGCTACTAGCGCTTACTGCACAAGCGCCAGAGCCCTATTTGGCCCAAATTTTCAGCCACTTGCAGCCGCCCCCAGAATGCACGGCACTGCTGCAGCGTGCCATTGCCGAAGAGCCCGCCGCCCTGGTGCGCGACGGCGGCGTGATCGCCAGCGGCTTCGATGCCGAACTGGACGAGCTGCGCGCCATCCAGACGAACTGCGATGCCTTTTTGCTCGACCTGGAAACGCGCGAGAAGGCGCGCACCGGCATTCCGAATTTGCGCGTGCAGTTCAACAAAGTGCACGGCTTTTATATTGAAGTGACCGGCAGCCACCTCGACAAGGTGCCCGAAGATTACCGCCGCCGCCAGACGCTGAAAAACGCCGAGCGCTTCATCACGCCCGAGCTGAAAACCTTTGAAGACAAGGCCCTGTCTGCCAACGAGCGCGCCCTGGCGCGCGAAAAATGGCTGTACGAGCAAGTGCTTGACCAGCTTCAGCCCCACATCCCCCAGCTCACCCGGCTGGCGCAGGCCCTTGCCACGTTGGATGTGCTGTGCGCGCTGGCCGAACGCTCGCTCACGCTGAACTGGTGCGCGCCGCAGTTCGTGCCCGAGCCCTGCATCGAGATCGAAGGCGGCCGCCACCCCGTGGTCGAAGCGCGCCTGGCTGAAACATCGAGCGGCGCCTTCATCGCCAACCACACGCGGCTGAACGCCAACACGCGCATGCAGGTCATCACCGGCCCCAACATGGGCGGTAAATCGACCTACATGCGGCAGGTGGCGCTGATCGTGCTGCTGGCCAGCATGGGCAGCCATGTGCCCGCCGCCAGCTGCCGCCTGGGGCCGATTGACGCCATCCACACCCGCATTGGCGCCGCCGACGACCTGGCCAACGCGCAATCGACCTTCATGCTGGAGATGGTGGAAGCCGCGCAGATATTGCACGCCGCCACGCCCCACAGCCTGGTGCTGATGGACGAAATCGGCCGCGGCACCAGCACGTTTGACGGCCT from Acidovorax sp. T1 includes the following:
- a CDS encoding retron system putative HNH endonuclease, producing MRSIAKQGTGGYHLNQSHGNPPQTPGQATSRWGSFGHKQDVMERLLHEQYQLCCYSEFRPDEEGLGYHIEHIENKSQNPARTFDYSNLAASALDSETGLQQLKKPDPAAPDAVFGGHAAGKRDSVDLALFVSCHQPDCHRYFAYLPTDGRVVPREDLSEQDKAKADYTIRLLNLNSPFLLTRRRQWAQELQRLFDEHADHGWSVLHLAQIDLLPTNGKLNRFFSLTRQFYGAMAEQTLAQHAPALV
- a CDS encoding helicase-related protein codes for the protein MLKLEEIAKDAQITGLVPDEVVKVVNVEEIGPSARLVAYRNAQGKLDEQTIFRNDEHRLSLAVAGKAWAFDAEPAAFKLALEAYRISLAHLFDPLMAVHTSNVEPLPHQISAVYESMLPRQPLRFVLADDPGAGKTVMAGLLIREMTLRADARRVLIVSPGSLTEQWQDELREKFGLDFELFSREKQEQCHSRNYFAEQDRLIARLDQLSRSEEYQQLLAQTEWDLIVVDEAHKMSANYFGNKVNETGRFKLGKFLGGLTRHYLLMTATPHNGKEEDFQLFMSLLDGDRFYGKFREGAHKVDITDMMRRMVKEELLRFDGKPLFPERCAYTVNYTLSDAEVLLYDQVTDYVRNEMDRADRLDGKRKGTVGFALTQLQRRLASSPQAIYTSLSRRRKKLEARLDELQLKARADVLRENLGEYVVKRQLDLPEDLDDAADELSAEEYEAVADQVVDQATAAETIPELQAEILILRELEGAAASVVQSRSDRKWEEFSRLLQGDPEMRTADGRRRKIIVFTEHRDTLNYLLLRIRDTLGSEQAVVTIHGGINRDDRRKVQEAFRNDPDVLVLLATDAAGEGVNLQNANLMVNYDLPWNPNRMEQRFGRIHRIGQREVCHLWNLVAAQTREGEVFNCLLEKLAVEREALGGRVFNVLGEAFDNISLKDLLIDAIRYGEKPETRARMEQVIGQALDTQHLKDLMARNALVENHMSLDDLYAIREEMDKAEARKLQPHFISAFFREAFRVVGGELRDREAGRYEVRHVPPDVMERDRVIGHTRTPVLKKYERICFDREHRTIYGKPTAELVHPGHPLMAAVTDLVLSSHRSLLKRGAILVDPHDDSTEPRVLFMLDHSVRETAAPNGSTPRDVSRRLQFVEMTADGNAAPAPFARHLDLVPITTAESAQVADVLQADWVTHHIEARALAYAVEHLVPEHTQEVASRRERQADKQLAAVRERLVKEIQYWSDRAIRLDMDVRAGKQPRLQPENARRRAEELSARLKQRTAELQAMRNVASGTPNVIGGALVIPAGLLAQRSGVPDFSVDAAARARIERIAMQAVLDAEHALGHRTKDVSAEKCGWDITAYVEQPEGLALEHHIEVKGRAKGQDTITVTSNEIRHGLNQKDKFVLAVVVVDGDSAESVNYISMPFTKEPDWAEASKNLDLGLLLNRALAPKVFHG
- the mutS gene encoding DNA mismatch repair protein MutS; translation: MMQQYLALKAGYPETLLFYRMGDFYELFWQDAEKAARLLDITLTQRGQSGGQPVVMAGVPFHALENYLARLIKMGESVAIAEQVGEVGAAKGPVERKVVRVVTPGTLTDTELLSDKSESLLLAVHQAPRARCGLAWLSVTQGRVFLAECAHDELGAWLARVAPSELIYSAGVTDRFEQQLQVLRQSGAFTCPLSPRPDWQFDSALGARKLLEHLGAASLQAWGAQDMGEAHAAAAALLQYAEHTQGRQLTHVHSVQVQRGDDLIDLPASTRRNLELVKTLRGDDAPTLFSLLDTCMTGMGSRLLKTWLLEPRRDRTEARRRLSATTALRGAGGAGGGSGPWATLRAELKGVSDVERITARVALRQVRPRELVGLGKTLQKSELLALTAQAPEPYLAQIFSHLQPPPECTALLQRAIAEEPAALVRDGGVIASGFDAELDELRAIQTNCDAFLLDLETREKARTGIPNLRVQFNKVHGFYIEVTGSHLDKVPEDYRRRQTLKNAERFITPELKTFEDKALSANERALAREKWLYEQVLDQLQPHIPQLTRLAQALATLDVLCALAERSLTLNWCAPQFVPEPCIEIEGGRHPVVEARLAETSSGAFIANHTRLNANTRMQVITGPNMGGKSTYMRQVALIVLLASMGSHVPAASCRLGPIDAIHTRIGAADDLANAQSTFMLEMVEAAQILHAATPHSLVLMDEIGRGTSTFDGLALASGIATHLHDKTRAFTLFATHYFELTELPAKARHAVNMHVAAAEAGTDIVFLHELQPGPASRSYGIQVAKLAGVPAPVLHHARHALAALEERAGEGELQVDLFATPEMPESAGASPVEAALAAIHPDALSPREALDALYQLKKLAGH
- a CDS encoding AAA family ATPase gives rise to the protein MRLKTVTLKNFRCFESLTLDLHPQLTVIVGNNGAGKTALLDGVATALTPVLTHLSSANQRLSGRGFKDADFRIEGYAGRGGKTQWAKADFAQVMVETYDELRWDYWKPSGNAKGVEPPQKWGETQLKDRLSAIYASYKTTHPLLTPTFAYYGASRGSIKVPERLREAKLNYEHPTAALYDCLDPASDFREMLEWFDLEESSELRENKGAVNDNFMPFSSLEAVRAAVVGLLGQYRNPHFNSKHKFMLTRESDGAPMLVEQLSQGYQSMLALAMDFARRLAIANPHLEYDDEDYAVQVIHQAIDQLAALGVVSAEPFQQSLRMSAPAIMLVDEIDLHLHPSWQQRVLQDLMRTFPLTQFIVTTHSPQVLSTIRRENIRVLSGSTAEMPLASTYGQPSGDVMHSVMLVDPQPPIEEKQTIDRLTELVDQGHWSGAEAQRLLQQLTQTLGPENARLQQLRRSIQRQEALAGLSKQ